From one Bombus affinis isolate iyBomAffi1 chromosome 9, iyBomAffi1.2, whole genome shotgun sequence genomic stretch:
- the LOC126920028 gene encoding uncharacterized protein LOC126920028 has product MRVFDNLCALGYIAFLVLLIESVRDSESGKVSKRAKPVDPDAEDSRDNEDYYYEDVEERNNPTNEAPVVPPGFLSPSVREYLDLGKSIPGRAGTDYPVLGKVPYTNFYCDDQPYPGFFADVETRCQAWHYCDIDGRQATFLCPNGTQFSQAVFVCDWWFNVRCELSPKLYAINSRLYGRPTESPTRPHRLITKELLENIFVRRK; this is encoded by the exons AGAGTGTACGGGACAGCGAAAGCGGCAAAGTGTCGAAGAGGGCGAAACCAGTGGACCCAGACGCGGAGGACAGCCGCGACAACGAGGACTACTACTACGAGGACGtggaagaaagaaataatccaACGAACGAGGCACCGGTTGTACCTCCTGGATTTCTCAGCCCCTCTGTTCGCGAGTATCTCGATCTCGGGAAATCGATACCCG GTCGAGCAGGCACGGATTATCCAGTGCTTGGCAAAGTTCCCTACACGAATTTCTACTGCGACGACCAGCCATACCCAGGATTCTTCGCGGACGTGGAAACAAGATGCCAAGCGTGGCATTACTGCGACATAGACGGCCGCCAGGCGACCTTCCTTTGCCCAAATGGTACACAATTCAGTCAAGCAGTGTTCGTCTGCGATTGGTGGTTCAACGTCAGATGTGAACTCAGTCCCAAGTTGTACGCCATCAACAGCCGTCTTTATGGCAGACCCACGGAGAGTCCAACGAGACCACATAGACTCATCACTAAGGAGCTTCTTGAAAATATCTTCGTTAGGCGGAAATGA